The following nucleotide sequence is from Coriobacteriia bacterium.
CCCAGATCATCGCGCCCAAGGAGTGCCCGGGGTGCCATGGCGGGCGCATCCTGCCGTGGACTCCCCTGCACGAGCGCGCGGACTGGCTTCAGACTCATGGACCCGAAGCGCTGCTCGTCGGTACGGCGTCATGCTACAAGTGCCACGACTTCGGGCTGAAGTTCTGCGACTCGTGCCACAAGCTCAGGCCGCCGTCCCACACACCCCGTGACCAGTGGCTTATCAACCATCCCGCCAAGGCACAGGCCGACACGCGCGCCTGCTTCACGTGCCACCAGGCGAGCTTCTGCAAGACGTGCCACGTGAACCATCAGCCGAACTGGCTCGCGGATCACCCCAGCTACGTGCAGGCCAACGGCTCGGCGAAGTGCCTGCAGTGTCACAGTCAGACGTTCTGCTCCTCGTGCCACGCGACGGGCTCAGCGGCGGGCTCTACCTCTAGCTCTGGATCGTTGCCGGCCACACAGACCACCGCAACGCCTTAGCGCGAAGGCCCCCGGAGACTCGCTCTCCGGGGGCCTTCGACCTGTCGCGCCAAGAACGCCGCAGCCGAAACGCGCGCGCTCAGCTAGCCGCCGAGCTTGCGAACCAGCACCTCGTTGACGACCTTCGGGTTGGCCTGGCCGCCGGTCTCGCGCATGACCTGGCCCACAAAGAAGCCGATCACGGCGGTCTTGCCGCCACGGTATTGCTCGGCCTGACCGGGATTTGCGGCAATGATCCGGTCGACGACCGCTTCAATCTCGCCCGTGTCGCTGACCTGCTTCATGCCCTTGAGCTCGACGATGGCGCCCGGTGCATCTCCGGTCGCGGCCATCTCGGCGAAGACCTCCTTGGCCTGCTTGCTCGAGATTGTGCCGTCCTCGACCAACGCGACCAACTCGGCGATCATGCCCGGCACGATGCGCGAGCTGGTGACCGGGATGTTCTCGGTGTTGAGGTATGCCGAGAGGTCGTTGAGCATCACGTTGCTGATGGCGCGTGAGCGCTCAACGCCAGCAATCGTGACAGCGGCCTCGAAGAAGTCCGCAAGGTCGAAGTCGCCGGAGAGCACGGTGGCGTCGTGGGCAGGCAGCCCGAAGTCGGCCATAAAGCGGGTGCGGCGGGTGTCGGGCAACTCGGGCAGGCGGCTGCGGATCTCGGCGATGAACTCGTCGGTGAACTCGAAGGGCACCATATCGGGCTCGGGGAAATAGCGGTAGTCGTGCGCCTCTTCCTTGCTGCGCAGCGTGCTGGTGCGGCGTGCGCCCACGTCGTAGTGACGCGTCTCTTGGACCACCTTGCCGCCACCTTCGACCAAGTCCGCCTGGCGGATGATCTCGGCGAGCAGGCCATCGTGGAGCGCCTTGAAGCTGTTCATGTTCTTCAGCTCGGCCTTGGTGCCCAGCTCCGTCTCGCCGCGCGGGCGGATGCTCACGTTGGCGTCGACGCGCATCGAGCCCTCTTCCATGCTGCAGTCCGAGATGCCCAGCGACAGCCAGATCAGCCGTAGCTTCTGCGCGAAGCGGCGGGCCTCTTCGGGCGTGCGCATGTCGGGCTCGCTGACCAGCTCGATGAGCGGTGTACCTGCGCGGTTGAAGTCGACGAGCGACTTTGTCGCACCCGAAATGCGGCCCTCACTTCCGCCGACGTGAACCATCTTGCCGGTGTCCTCTTCCAGATGGATGCGCGTGATGCCGATGCGCGAGACGTACCCGGAGCCGTCCTCGGCCAGCGTCACGCCGGCAGGCGCCGACGCGAGGTCCGCGCGCTCCTCGGCGAGCTTGCCGTCGACCTCGACGTTGACGAAGCCGTCGGCACAGAACGGGAGGTCGTACTGGGAGATCTGGTAGTCCTTGGGCATGTCGGGATAGAAGTACTGCTTGCGATGGAACTGGCTCCAGTGTGCGATCTCGCAGTTGGTCGCCAGACCCGCAAGTACCGTCGACTCGATGGCGCGCGCGTTGGGAACCGGCAGTGCTCCCGGCAGCCCGAGGCACACCGGGCACGTGCGCGTATTTGGCTCACCGCCGAAGTCGACGGGACATCCGCAGAACATCTTTGTATTCAGCGACGTCAGCTCGGTATGAATCTCAAGGCCGATGACGGCCTCCCAGGTCTCCATGACCTCGGCGAGACGATCTTTCGCCATGCGCGGGACTCCTTGTCGTGTCAGCTCGACGCGCGGATCGCAGACACCTCAAACCTCGGGGTCGGACCTGCGCGGGTGTCTACTCGTACCCGACGATTCTACCCGAGCCCACCCCAGACCGGGGCGCGTGGCATCTCGCGGGTATAGACACGTTGGCCGAGCACCGCCCTGAGCTGGGTTTCGTGCTCGCCCCGACCTCGTCCATCGACTCTGTGGAGGACTCCATGACCGTCGACAACATCACACCGATCGTCTCTGAACAACTCCCTAGCGACGGGTCGGCCCCCGACGCCGACGCCGCCGAGCCCACCTCGATCGGCCCGCTCGCAGCCGCCAGGCTGTCGGGCAACGACGTGCAAGCCAACCTCTCGGCGATGGGCAGCGTGACGGCCGGCTCGCTGTCTGCGACCGGCTCGGCAATCGGTGCGGCGTCCGTTGAGGGCGACGCGACGATCACGGCCTCGATGGTGCCGGCGCTGCTCGCCAAGGGTGACACGACGATCCAGCAGTCGTACGCAAGCGCGATGATCGTCGGAGGCGGCGGCAACACCACCGTCCACCAGGCGGTATCCCCGCTGATCATCGGCAAGACGATGGACATCTCGCAGGCTGGCGCCGGCGTGCTGGTGACCGGCGACGCCGACGTGAAGAGCAGCTGGGTGGGCATCGTGCTCGCGCCCAAGACGACCATCTCGGAGAACTCTCGCGTCATCATCGACACGAAGGCGGCCTTCATCATCGCCATCGCCCTCTTTGGCGGACTGGGGCTCATCGCGCTGGCGGTCACGCTTGCGACACGTCGTCTGATGCGCTGGCGCCCGACGATCACGATCCCCGGCGTTAAGTCGCTTCCTCAGCTGCCCGACCTCGCCACACTCCAGGAGAAGTGGCAGCAGATGCGTCACGTCGCGTAAGGCGTATCCTCTCTGATGCATAGGTCCGCCATCCACGAAACGGAGTTGCCCCTTGTCCGCAACCACTTCGTCTGATTTCGGCGCGCTCGAGCACGAGTGGGGCGCTCGCAACTACCACCCGCTGCCCGTCGTCGTTGCCTCTGGCCAGGGCGCCTGGGTCACCGATGTCGAGGGCAAGCGTTACCTCGACTTCCTCTCGGCATACTCGGCGCTTAACTTCGGGCACCGGCATCCGGGTATCGTGGCTGCCGCGCACAAGCAGCTCGACACGCTGTCTCTGACCAGCCGAGCCACCATGAACGACCAGCTCGGCCCGTTCCTTCGCGACCTGTGCGCGCTGTGCGACATGGACCTGGCGCTGCCGATGAACACCGGCGCCGAGGCGGTCGAGACCTCGCTGAAGACCGCACGCAAGTGGGGCTACGACATCAAGGGCGTGCCGGACGGCCAAGCCAAGATCGTCGTGTGCGAGAACAACTTCCACGGCCGCACCACCACGATCATCTCGTTCTCGGGTGACCCTAGCGCGCGCGACGGCTTCGGACCGTTTACCCCTGGCTTCATCACCGTTCCTTTCGGCGATGCCACCGCACTCGAGGCCCTATTCGTCAGCGACCCGACGATCGTCGGCTTCCTCGTGGAGCCCGTGCAGGGTGAAGCCGGCGTCATCGTGCCGCCCACCGGCTACCTGCGCCGAGTGCGCGAACTGTGCACGCAGCACGGCGTGCTGATGATCGCCGACGAGATCCAGTCCGGCTTCGGTCGCACCGGCGCCACGTTCGCGTGCGATCACGAGGGTGTGAGGCCCGACATCTACTGCTTGGGCAAGGCGTTGGGTGGAGGCATCATGCCGGTGTCGGCGGTCGTCTCACATGCCGAAGTTCTCGGCGTGCTGACGCCCGGCACCCACGGCTCGACGTTCGGCGGCAACCCGCTGGCCTGCGCCATTGGCCGAGAAGTCCTGCGCATCATGGCCACCGGCGAGCTGCAGGAGCGCTCGCGCGCGCTCGGCAAGCACATGCTGGCGCGCCTGCGCGATGCGGGGCTCCCGGCAATCGAGGAGGCGCGCGGCATCGGGCTGTGGGCCGGCGTGCAGCTCTTCGCGGAGGCGGGACCGGCGCGCGGCTACTGCGAGCAGATGGTCGGGCGCGGGGTCATCGTCAAGGACACGCACGCGACCACGCTGCGCCTCGCTCCCCCGCTTGTAATCGAGGCCGCCGACCTGGACCTGGCGCTCGACACGGTGCTGGACGTGCTCTCGCAGGCGAAGATGGTGTAGCCCGCCGCGCCGCCATCTTGCCGCGCGCGACGCCCCCGCTCGGCTGCCCATGGAGCGCCGTACACCAGAACTGTCGTACCACTCCACGTAACGCATACAGGAATCCGCGGCCCGCAGGGGTATACCTGTCATAGGCAGGTTTTGCCTGTCATTTGTCTGATGCTGACCAACCGGGAGGAACCCATGTCCGACGAGAAGAAGAGCGACTCCGCGTTCGACCCTGCAGGTATCGTCGAGAAGGCGTTTCTGCTTGGACTGGGCGTGCTCGAAACCACGAAAGAGAAGACCGAAGAGCTCGCCAACGACCTTATCGAAAAGGGCAAGGTTTCGCAGGGCGACGCCAAGAAGGTCGGCGACAAGATCGGCGCGATCGCCGCCGAGCAGCAGGAGGCGTTCCGCAAGACCGTGGCCACCGAGACCGAGAAGGCCATCAAGACCAGCGGCGGTATCACTCGCGCGGACTACGACAAGCTCGAGGCCGAGCTCGCCGAGCTCAAGGCCATGATTGCGGGCCAGCGGACCGGCGGCACTCCCTCCGCCCCCGACGCTCCCGCCGAATAGGCGGCCGTGGCTCCCTACAAGCACCTCGACCGGTACCGTCAGATAGTCGGCGTGCTGCTGGACGAGGGCTTCGACGACATGCTCGACATGACTGGGCTGCGCCGGTTCCAGCCGGTCACGGCTCGGCTGCGCCCCGACCACGGCACGCGCGAGACGTTTGGCGTGCGCCTTCGTCACACGGTCGAGCGCCTCGGGCCCACCTTCGTCAAGCTGGGGCAGGTCGCTTCCACGCGGCCCGACCTCATTCCCGAGGACGTCATCCACGAGCTGCGCAAGCTCCAAGACGACGTCGCTCCCTTCCCTGACGCCGAAGCCTACGCATCGATCGAGCGCGAGCTAGGCGGCAAGATCGACGAGCTGTTCAGTCAGTTCGATCGCAAGCCGATTGCGGCAGCGTCGCTCGGCCAGGTGTACTGCGCGGTGCTG
It contains:
- the gatB gene encoding Asp-tRNA(Asn)/Glu-tRNA(Gln) amidotransferase subunit GatB; amino-acid sequence: MAKDRLAEVMETWEAVIGLEIHTELTSLNTKMFCGCPVDFGGEPNTRTCPVCLGLPGALPVPNARAIESTVLAGLATNCEIAHWSQFHRKQYFYPDMPKDYQISQYDLPFCADGFVNVEVDGKLAEERADLASAPAGVTLAEDGSGYVSRIGITRIHLEEDTGKMVHVGGSEGRISGATKSLVDFNRAGTPLIELVSEPDMRTPEEARRFAQKLRLIWLSLGISDCSMEEGSMRVDANVSIRPRGETELGTKAELKNMNSFKALHDGLLAEIIRQADLVEGGGKVVQETRHYDVGARRTSTLRSKEEAHDYRYFPEPDMVPFEFTDEFIAEIRSRLPELPDTRRTRFMADFGLPAHDATVLSGDFDLADFFEAAVTIAGVERSRAISNVMLNDLSAYLNTENIPVTSSRIVPGMIAELVALVEDGTISSKQAKEVFAEMAATGDAPGAIVELKGMKQVSDTGEIEAVVDRIIAANPGQAEQYRGGKTAVIGFFVGQVMRETGGQANPKVVNEVLVRKLGG
- the rocD gene encoding ornithine--oxo-acid transaminase produces the protein MSATTSSDFGALEHEWGARNYHPLPVVVASGQGAWVTDVEGKRYLDFLSAYSALNFGHRHPGIVAAAHKQLDTLSLTSRATMNDQLGPFLRDLCALCDMDLALPMNTGAEAVETSLKTARKWGYDIKGVPDGQAKIVVCENNFHGRTTTIISFSGDPSARDGFGPFTPGFITVPFGDATALEALFVSDPTIVGFLVEPVQGEAGVIVPPTGYLRRVRELCTQHGVLMIADEIQSGFGRTGATFACDHEGVRPDIYCLGKALGGGIMPVSAVVSHAEVLGVLTPGTHGSTFGGNPLACAIGREVLRIMATGELQERSRALGKHMLARLRDAGLPAIEEARGIGLWAGVQLFAEAGPARGYCEQMVGRGVIVKDTHATTLRLAPPLVIEAADLDLALDTVLDVLSQAKMV